The Paenibacillus sp. RC334 nucleotide sequence GTAATCCGGTCGATGCCATGACCTATACCGCATACCAGACGCTTGGTTTCCCGAAAAATCGGGTCATCGGCCAATCTGGTGTGCTGGATACAGCTCGGTATTGTACCTTTATTGCACAGGAACTGAACGTATCCGTCGAAGACGTGCGTGGCTTCGTATTGGGTGGTCACGGTGATGATATGGTGCCGCTGGTACGCTATTCCAGCGTTGGTGGTATCCCTATCGAAACCCTGATTTCGAAGGAACGTATCGAAGCGATCGTACAGCGGACGCGTGTCGGTGGCGGGGAGATAGTTAACCTGCTGGGCAACGGTAGCGCATACTATGCCCCGGCAGCCTCGCTTACGCAGATGACAGAAGCGATTGTAAAAGACAAAAAACGTATTATCCCGGTCATTGCCTATCTGGAGGGAGAGTACGGCTATCAGGACTTGTTCCTCGGCGTACCGACACTTCTTGGTGGTAATGGTATCGAAAAGGTGTTCGAGCTGGAATTGACCGACGAGGAAAAAGTAGCGCTTGATCAATCCGCCGAATCGGTTCGTAATGTAATTAAAATAGTGACCGTATAGGTTCGATTTTCTACTAAAACGGTATACTTTTATTTGAAGAGGTGTCCCAAAGCCATAGTCATGGCCGACGGACACCTCTTTAAATAGAATATAAGTAATCTATTTGTTTTCTTCCTTTTCCTTTAAAGTTGAAAATTTCAGCTTGGATTTGCTGGCACTGGCGGAGCGGACGGAACGATTGCGGACAAGCGTAAGCGCTCGCCTTTGTCTCCGGATTTATACCATATCAAATATATTCAATAAAATCCGGAGACAACAGCGATGGTAGCAACGTTCCGTTCGCGGAGCCTCTCCAGCACCCACTCAAGCTGAAACTTTTCTCACCGTCCTCCTTTGCTTTGTCCTACTTCCCCGGTATAATAGGTTTCGTATGCGTTGATAGTGTACATAGAAAAGCATGTCCCAAAACACTGAAATGATGACAGTCAGGTAAACAAAGAAATGGAGGTTGTAAACTATGTTTTTTATTCACATGATCGGATCGCTGGCGCTGGGTTTTTATATATTGCTCCCCTTTGTAGTTGGCAAAATCGACAAGCTTGCCCCCGCCGTGCAGGAAGGGACGATATCGGCTGTTCAGCTATTGAACCGTTTGTCTCAATTTGCAATGATCATTTTGCTCGTTAGCGGCATCTATATGATTTTTGCTTGGGGTCCATATTCCGTGGCATGGATCGTCGTCGTTTTGCTGCTGTTTCTGGGTATCTCCGGCATCGCAGGTGCTATGGGCAAGCCGTTACGTTTATCGCTGGAAGCGATTCGTAACCAACAGCCCATTACGCAATACGCTGGAAAAATGCGCATGTTCAGTACATTGCTTGCGGTATTTCTGATTCTCATCACGTTTTTAATGGTATACAGCCATATTATTTAATTAAGTATTTTGCGAGTGGCTGTAATCGAATGATGTCAAATGCTAAATTGAAAAAAGCGGTTTGTGCTGAATAAGCACAAGCCGTTTTTTTGTGCGTCCAACGAACTTCATCCTCCTTTTTCGTTTAACGTACAAGCTCGTGTGGTAAATCAGGAGTAGAGTGGATACAAATGTTGCATCCTATAAGATATCTAATCTTGAAAGGAGAATGCACGATGGCCAAAAGCAATCAGACCCAACAAACCTTGCCCCCGCAGCACCAAGAACAGCAACCGGGGATCGAGTCCAAAATGTCGCCTGCACCTCAGTTTGAGAAGTCAACCTATAAGGCGGCTGGCAAGCTAACAGGCAAAGTCGCACTCATTAGCGGTGGAGATAGTGGAATTGGACGCGCTGTAGCTGTTACGTACGCCAAGGAAGGTGCTGACGTAGCTATCGTCTATCTGAACGAGCATAAGGATGCAGAAGAGACGAAGCGTCAGGTAGAGCAGGAGGACCGCAAATGCGTGCTGATCCCCGGCGATATCGGAGATGACCAATTTGCCAAAAAAGCGGTTCAGCAGACGGTTAACGAGCTGGGCAAGCTGGACATTGTCGTGAACAATGCCGCAGAGCAGCATCCACAGCAAAAGCTGGAAGATATCACGAAAGAGCAGCTGGAGCGTACATTCCGCACGAACATTTTCGGCATGTTCTTCCTGACGCAAGCGGCATTGCCGCATTTGAAGAAAGGCAGCGCAATTGTTAACACCACGTCGATTACGGCCTATGCCGGGAACAAGACACTCATTGATTATTCATCCACCAAAGGGGCGATTACTTCATTCACCCGTTCTCTTTCGCTCAATTTGGTCGATCAAGGCATTCGGGTAAACGCTGTCGCGCCGGGGCCGGTCTGGACACCGCTAATCCCTTCGACCTTTGATGCCAAGACCGTCAGTGAGTTCGGAGGCGCGCAGCCGATGAAGCGTCCCGGTCAGCCGGAGGAATTGGCACCAGCCTATGTGTACCTTGCCTCGGATGATTCATCTTATGTCAGCGGACAGGTCATCCATATCAACGGCGGCGAAGTCGTCAACGGATAAGAGAGAGGTTGGGGCAATGAGTGCCCTGACCTTTTTTCCTTTTTAACAGTGGAACAAAAAGCAGGTAGCCTGTAGAATGGGACTTAACTTACAAAGCTGTTATGATCATAAAAATTTCTACTCAACTAAAGGATGGGCATATTTATGAAGTCGTTTCGTTTCAGGCTTACCTTGATTATGCTGATTCTGATCGG carries:
- the mdh gene encoding malate dehydrogenase — its product is MTIQRKKISIVGAGFTGATTALLLAQKELGDIVLIDIPQLENPTKGKALDILEASPVQGFDSQVTGTSNYEDAANSDIVIITAGIARKPGMSRDDLVNTNAGIVKSVCENVKKYAPDSIVIILSNPVDAMTYTAYQTLGFPKNRVIGQSGVLDTARYCTFIAQELNVSVEDVRGFVLGGHGDDMVPLVRYSSVGGIPIETLISKERIEAIVQRTRVGGGEIVNLLGNGSAYYAPAASLTQMTEAIVKDKKRIIPVIAYLEGEYGYQDLFLGVPTLLGGNGIEKVFELELTDEEKVALDQSAESVRNVIKIVTV
- a CDS encoding SDR family oxidoreductase, with the translated sequence MAKSNQTQQTLPPQHQEQQPGIESKMSPAPQFEKSTYKAAGKLTGKVALISGGDSGIGRAVAVTYAKEGADVAIVYLNEHKDAEETKRQVEQEDRKCVLIPGDIGDDQFAKKAVQQTVNELGKLDIVVNNAAEQHPQQKLEDITKEQLERTFRTNIFGMFFLTQAALPHLKKGSAIVNTTSITAYAGNKTLIDYSSTKGAITSFTRSLSLNLVDQGIRVNAVAPGPVWTPLIPSTFDAKTVSEFGGAQPMKRPGQPEELAPAYVYLASDDSSYVSGQVIHINGGEVVNG